AGTTGTACTTGAATTAGTAACGATCCAGTGGGAGCTTGGTTCTATTGGATACAGATGTGCATGTACGTTGGGCAAGGGCTTGGGAAACAATGAAGGGTTGTGTTCATCGTTTATTCGAGGGGAACCTCGTGGCCGGAGGTTTTTTATGTATCTCCGATCTcgttttttcttcttcgaACGTTCGAGTTGTTTTGGTTATTGTGCATACAGTCTCGCGAATGTTACCTCTGTTTTCTGTTTTCAGCTACGTTAGGGTACTCTTTCTCATCCCGGGCTCGGGAGCCACTCTGAATTCAACGAGATGACTCGGTAGCGATCGTTTTTTTGGATTGCTTCTAATATATTGGAGACACTCGGGAGAGATTCGGGCGGGAAGGCCAGTCGACTGAAACTTCGTCATTCAAAGCAAGCCGCGCTCGATCACATGCGCCATCTGAACGAGCGGCCTCGGGACACGTATATGACGTGAAACGGGACGAGACTTAAACTTCCCCATATATCTTTGTTCGTAGATTGACTTGGCTAAATTCGAGTATAACTATACACATCACATGCCCTACGATTAAACGTTGATACTGATTATCAAAGAAAAGTGAGCTGGAAAACGAtctgatttctggctcaaGTGGTTAGACTCGCCGGTTCCTAGTTCTGGTCCGAAAAAAAGACTCAGGTTCGGGAGGACGGAGGCGCGAGTATTGCAAGGGGTGAAATGGACTAGTATATATAATGCTTATAGGTAAAATAGATCCAATTCAAGACAAACGTTAAACACTTCAGCGGACACTGGACACCCCCAAGTCCGCTctttgtatatacatatatatttcCTCCAGCGGAACACTAACCGGTCGTATTTATGTATGCACCGCTTGGCGTTAATACTTACTATTTTTACGTCTTAATCTCGCGAATCACTTTCCCTAAATAGACAATCGACAATCCCCCTATACCCCTATTCCTCAACACTGGGAACGATCTGTCTCCTGTCTTAAAACGACAATAGCGGGCGGCCAGCTCACATGAGTAAGGGGTGAGTGTAAGGGAATTGCACGGACCAAGGTTTATACTCGTGTTCCGGTTGGGGGGAGCAAATATAGCCACCCGGGGGCGGGAGCTGTCGATATGTTCGGCACGTACAGATCCGGTGCCGTCGTCGGGTGCCAAGTGGTTTATGGAACGATTCCCGAGGCTTGGAATTATGCGCTTATTAAATGCTGGGTGTTCCAGGGGGAGGGAGAGGAAGAGGGACGCGGTAGCGCGCATAGGTAAGTTACAAGTGTAAGAACTAGTCGGTCATCATACGAAGCGAGGAGGGGTAAGTCGTCATCTCTCCAAATCCACCCGACTCGACCCGTGTCGTACGTACAGCCAGTACATGCCGCGTACAGGCTCATTGATCGGAATTATGTTTCCTATGATCGGAGCACGAGCAGGCGGTGGTATCGTGAGTCGAGTCAGGTTGAATGTGTTCGACGACTATAGGGGGAGAGAAACGACGAGCGGAGTACTGTACCTCACGCTTTGGAGTGCATGCACTTACTAGGTTATACACTGACCAAAGGCGGGGAGCGATGTTCGTACTCCGAGGGCCAGGGGGACCGCACATGCCCATAGCCGTTGAGTAGGCGTGTTTGTGATCCTCTGACCTTTTCAGCAAGGTACACCACAAGTCCTATTTCCCGCATATATCTCCAGACACCTCTGCGAAATTCGTTCAGTCCGAGACGATAGGATATACCGTCACCCTCCCAACCCAACCCATCTGTCCTCCCAGGGGCTGAAAACGCCATTCGATTAAAGTCAAAATATCGGTCACGGGGGCCAGCCCAGGTTTACGAGGTGCAAAGTCGCTTTCCACAAACGGTACTAGCCTGTATTCTTTTCCATGTGTTCGACTTCGAGCTCCGAGTTTGATCGTTGCGAGTTCGCCGGGCCGGGCGTTGTACTAGATGCTGTAACTTGGAACAACTTGGCGATCGGATCATGATTATCAGGGGATCGCGGCCAGGTGTAAATTCAAGAGAGGGGATAGGGATTATCGTTTAAGAACGTTAAACGAGGGGTGCGAGGTCATTTATGGGGTTTCGTTGGGCGTGTGGGTAGAATAAAGATTGAGTTACTGTGAATTGAGTTGTGCAGGAGTTTTGGGGGGTAGGAGCGAGAGTATGTTTGTATGGGAGGGTTTTTTTTTGTATGGAATGATTTTGCAGTTTGTCGAGTCTCGATTGGGAGAAATGAATTGGTACGTTCATAAGTCTGAATCCGGAAAACTTGAGGCCAAGTGAGGTTAAACAAACTTGATTATTACATAGGTACATTACAAATTTGCACCAAGACGCTTGCATGTGTGCAGGGCTGCTCCGGGGTATGCGTGTATCGGCAATCGGCTGGCCCAGGCCCAATCTCGATCCTGTGTAGCTCTCGAAGAGAGGTATACGATTGAGTATGACCCTAGATTACGTGAGCCAGGTCAATATAAACCGGGCCGAGTTATCGCGGCATAGACTAAAACTGGATGATATATATCGAGCCTGAGTGTATTGACAGCTGATTACTTGTAATATTGTCATTAACGGAGTATCGGACAAAACATTGTTAGAAAGAGCTGACTGCGGGagcttttctttttcttttttctgtTTGACAGCTATGATGGGTCGACTCGAGTGTGGTGCGATTTTGGTTTTATCTGGGTAGATGTGGCTGGTTTGACTCGACGACGAGGGGGGTGAATGAAAGTTGGAAGATATGACGCGAGGGAGGGAGGAGGGGTAAACAAAGTAGCGAGGGGGTAAACGAAGTAGCGGTATCAGACTAGAGCCTGGTGGTTCAAGTTGTGCTAGTGCATCCATCATTGATGTAACAACCTGGTTAACCGAGGGACGCAAAGGCCCCCTTGGTAAGCGCCTTTGGATAAATACAAAATGTCATCTCCGTGGGTATCTCATGTCGGGGACATAAATCAAAGTTGAGAATATGCATCATGGACCAAGAGGTTCCCAAGAGATTGGGGAATAACCGATATGGACATAAGCAGACTGGGCAGAAATCTACAAGTATAGACTCGAGGCGAAGGAAAGGCACGGTGCCTGGACGAGGGGGGAAACGTGCGCATCGCATCGTGCCGAGAATGTATAGAACGAGAATGATGGGCAGGTTAGTCGTACTAGACTCTAGGGAGCACGAAATTCAACATATGTTTAAATAAAACAAGGATAATTGaggaaaaaaaaagatagtGAGGAAGATTCACGTGGTGTGCCTGACAACAGGACGATATCAGTAGAGTTACGGTTTCGGGATTGGAGTGTACCCACGTAACGGTGTGCAATTCTGCAGCTTCTTCTAACCACCACCACAATGTCTCGTCCATACTCGTCGGCGGGGAGCAACAGCCATCCGCCATACATGGATCCACGATACCAGTATCCAGAGACGCCGACGACAGCGAGCACATGGACTTCAGATGCCCAATGGGCCTATGGGCCAGGCAGTCGGCCCTATACGGGTGCTGGCGAGGACCTCTATGAGGAGGATGAGAGCGAGGATGAAGATGTGTTTGCTTATCTGCCCCCTACTACCGCTGAGCAGCAAGGTACGTGCATGTGCTTAGTATACTCAACCATGCTCATTTCTGTTTGTATTTATATAGCCGCccaacaacagcaacagcagcagcagcagcaaatGCATATTCAGCCCGCAACTGCACCCCTCGCCAGTGTACAGCCGGTGACGTATCCAAACAGCCGACCAGCTCTCTCTTCCCCCACACCGGTTCTCCCGCCTACTACTCCAGTCCACCCATCCGCTGCCCGACACATCGACACTCCAGACTCTCTCGTCCCTCCCGAATCATTCCGCATGCGCACTCTCAAAGAGCGTGTGCCGAGACAGAACAAGACCCCGGAAGTACACGTATCGCTCGAAGACCCCGATCCGGAACTTGGCAGATTAAGACCAAAGCGGAGTATATCCAGCGACCATGTCATGGAGGAGCTCCTGGCCCCAGCGAACTCCACGATCACAAGTTCGCCAAGACAGGTGACGGAGCAACACTCAGTAGTTTGCACTTTACTTCTTCCAGGCGTTCCGATTTCAGCGTCGAGTATGAACCCCAGCttgaggaagaagacgacTCGCCGTACCCCGAGGTTCGGGCTAGTGTATCCAATATCGACGACCCGGAGATGCCTGCTCTTACCTTCCGTGTTTGGGCCATGGGTGCGTTCGCTGTTGTTTGATAAATTCATCCACTAACCGTGGTCTTTAGGTTTATTCTTGTGCATGCTCGCAGCCAGCGCCAACACCTTTTTCAACTTTCGCTATCCGGCCCTTCGCTGGCTCCCTTGTCATGCTGTTTGTGCCCTCTGCTCTCTCGTACACACACGGCTCTAATGAATTTTTGACACCAGACTCATTGCCTACCCCATCGGAAAATTCCTTGCATTTGCTCTACCCATATACGACTATCAGGTTCCGCGTTGGTTGGGAGGTGGAACATTTTCTTTCAATCCTGGGCCGTTCAATATCAAGGTGAGTTTCGGGAATGTTTGCTATGTGCACAGAGCGTTGCACGCGGGCGCTATCTCGGTTAGATTGCCAAGCAATCCTAGACAGCGATGGAGCTCTGTCAAATGCCAAGCCCAAGGAATGGCCAGGTGTATTAGAGGAGGAAGGGGTGGGGGTTTGCAAGGCGAGGCAGTGGCGCAGGAGGCAGGCAGTGATTGGACAAGAAACAGAGGACAAGGGCGGGGGCGGATAGGATGGATGCGGGCGCAAGGAACACTAAATTCCCGTCCCTGGCTTACATCTGACGACCAATATCACAACGCTCCCTGCGGGCTGATTTCGCCGTACCGAATTACCAAGTCCGAGTTTGGATAATCCACTTGATTTGTGCAATTTCATGTTGCGCATACAGTTGCTAACTTGTCGGTCACCAGGAACACGTCTTGTTGTACATCATGAGCAACGTAGCCACCGCACCCGGGTATGCAATGAACGTCATTATCGCTGCCGAAGAATTTTACAATATCAGGCTCGGAGTTGGGTAAGCACCTCTTTTTTGCGCCCAATCTTACCTGGACTTGACGCCTCCAAGTTGGAGCATCTGCCTAATGATTGCGACCCAATTAACCGGCTTTGGTCTCGCCGGAATGTGCCGTCGGTACCTGGTTCAACCCGCATCGATGATCTGGCCACAAAACCTCGTCGTGTGCACCCTCCTCAACACTCTTCACGCCGAAGACGACGAGCCTGCGCGGGCGGAATCACCGATTCAAGTTCTTCCTCTATGTGTCCGCCGGCGCGTTTTTGGCAGTTTTTGCCGGGTTTTTGTTCACGGCCTTGTCGGCGTTTTCGTGGATATGTTGGTTCCGTCCGAGTGAGTGCACATAGACGGATGTTGCAAGTTGTTGCGGGGATCTAATTTTATTTTGGATGGCAGGGGACCTCAAGATTAACCAGTTGTTTGGTGTATATTCCGGCCTGGGCATGGGTGTTCTTACCTTTGACTGGTCTCAGATAGCATACATCGGTTCGCCGTTGATGGTTCCTGGTGGGCCGAGGTGCACGTCATGCTCGGTTTCATCATTTTCTACTGGATCCTGGCTCCTATCATGTACTACAAAAATGTGGGTCGTTTCCTTGTCTCCTCGCAGCATCCACGCTGACTTGAACTCCAGGTCTGGAACTTTGCTTACCTCCCCATGTCTACCGGCGGGCCATACGACCGCTTTGGGAAATCCTACGACATCCTCCGTGTCATCGACATTGAACACCACTCGCTCAACGTAACGGCCTATGAAGAATACTCCAGGCTCTACCTCCCAGCAACATACGCCATCACCTACCTCCTCGCATTCTCCATCTCCACCGCCGTCCTCGTCCACACCATCCTCTACCACGGCCCAACTCTGCTGGCGGGTATCAAAAACCTGCGCATTGAAGAAGACGACGTGCACGCCCGACTGATGCGTCACTACCCCGAAGTCCCGGACTGGTGGTACCTCCTCTCGCTCGCGATCTTTTTCGCCCTCGCCATGATCTCGGCGCTGGTGTGGCCGACGGGTATGCCCTGGTGGGGGATGCCGTTTTCCTTGTTGCTTCCGACGGTGTACATCGTGCCTATTGCATACGTGTATGCGATGACGGGTCAGCCGTTGAACATTAATTTGCTGGCCGAGGTTATTCCTGGGAGCTTGATCCCCGGGAAGCCGTTGCCGAACATGGTCAGTTGTTTTTGTTCATCCGTCCCAAGTCttgggggagggaggggggacgggctttcttcttttttctttcaaCTAACAGAGAGATCATGACAGATATTCAAGTCTTACGCGGTCCAGTCTCTCGCAGAGGCACTCACGTTTGTGCAGGACCTCAAGCTGGGGCATTATATCAAGGTTTCCCCGAGGGCGACGTTTATGGTCCAGATGGTCTCGACGCTCATGTCGGCGTTTGTCCAAGTGGGAGTAAAAGAATGGATGTTTCGTAATGTGAAGGATATATGCAAGGACACTCAGCCGCAAAAGTTGACGTGTCCGCATAACCGCGTGTATTTTACCGCGTCGGCTGTTTGGTGAGTTGCTGTTACTCCTTTTCAGACACAaccccctccctccccccacTCTGCAATGAACGCTCTCGCCCGACAACGATATTATCTCAAAACCGAAGCTAACAGCCATTTAGGGGTCTCATCGGTCCGACACGTACATTCGGCCAAGGCGCGACGTACCATCCTCAGCTGTACGCCCTGCTCTTTGGCGCGATAATCCCGATTCCGTTTTGGCTCTGGCAACGCAAGTTCCCCAGTCTCGACTTCGATACGTAACATGCCCGTCTTGCTCAACGGGCCAATGTGGATACCTCCCGCGACGGGTATCAACTATTCCAGTTGGTTTGTCATTGGGTTTTTGTTCCGTAAGTTCCACACGTTGTCTGTCTTCTTGTTATTCAAGCAGAGACTGATGTGCGATTTGGGGTGTTAGAGTATGTTGTGCGCAGGCGTAACTTTAGGTGGTGGTCCAAGTTTAACTATGCGCTTAGCGCCGCGCTCGATTCGGTGAGTTGTGTTCCCTATCGAGTGGGCAGAACGCATCATGACTGACCAattgatataggcaccatcGTTTCGGTTCTTTTTATTTTCTTTTGTATACAATTCCCGTTGGGACAAGGGCTCGATCGATTGGTGGGGGAACACGGTGCATATGAACAGTGAGTCCGACTGGTAGACTTTTTTTTGTATACTAACTATGTGTTCAGCTGCCGACTATATGAAACTACCATACTTGAAGGCCCCGCCGAAGGATTCTCATAGTACCTCCCCACAAAACTCCCCACATCCCTAGATCCTTGCACTCGTTTTCTCCGTAATTATTTCTCACACTCACGCACGCTCTTTTGACTTGACCAAGTTGTTTCCTTTGTGTTATTCGTTTTGACTCTTGTGTGTTGTTATCGGAACCCTCTTTCGTTGGCTTTAGCTTTTATATACTCCTCCCCCTTTTTTTTGTGTACGAGGGCGCGCTGTGCTTCTTTTCCTTATCTTCTGTCGCATGTGACTCTAAACATCCCCTCCTGTGTGTCTTGAATCCGAAAGTTTTGGTTGGACTTATAGGCCCGAGGTAGCGTAGCCAGAAATGCATTTGGTTCTACTTTTTTTTGTCCCTTCTCTTACGGCTTTGTATTACATTACATTGTTGGTTCATGCGAGAGCGCTATGGTTCTGGAGCAGCTCGGAGCTGCTGGAACTGGTTGTGGTTCAGACtgtggaggtgggggtgggggggggaAAGAGGTCTTCCATGAGTCCAGGTAAGAACTCGTCTATCCTAAGCACGGTGTCGTGCCATAGTTCCTGTTGGAGCTCGGTCCGAGTGTCGGGTGATGTTGGAGAGAGAAGTATACCGCTCGCATTGAGTACAAGTAATACGTTCTTGAGAGATTCAGGAATCGCTTCAGCCTGAAAAAGTAATTTTAGTTTATGAGTCTTGGCAATTAAACGTGTACTTGCAAGTTGGTCTCTCCGTCCAGTCTTCAAGAACCCTCGCATGACATCGATAATCTTCAACCAAAGCACCTTGGTCTGCAGGTTCAGACTCTCAGGGTGAGCCTGCAAATGCAAAAACGAGCGGCACAACAACGCAGACGCGCGCAACTTGGTCTCCGTGAATCCTTCCGGATCACGCGCCACGACTGGTGGGTTTAGCAATTCCTCAACCATCGGCAACACGACCCTGTCGAATATCTCGGCCGAGCGCTCATCAGGTTCTTGCGTGCCCAGTAGGATGCGCTGGAGGTGTCCGAGCGACGCGTGTCGTACATCTTGGCATGGATTCACACTCTGCCTTCCCAAAACGGAGAGCAAGTTGATCCAGATGGACCAGTAGGCTGAACAAACGGTGAACATTGAGCTTGTTGGCCTGGATTGCGAACTTACCGTCTTGAGAGAGACCCAGATCGGTAATTGCCTTCTTGAGCTCTGCCAGGGTTGCGATGGCCTTGACGCCACGCTCAACGGTTGGGTTCCTGAGCGTATAGTTCGATCACAGCGTGTTTACTTGGAGACGCGAAAACTTACGATTGgagaggtggtggtggtgcgcGTGCCTGCCTCTGTCGCTGCCGGCTACGCCAGCTCCTGCGGCGATCGCAAACTCTTCAAGAGATGTAATGAGCCCGTTCACATTATCGGAAGACACGCGTTCAGGGGTCGAGGCGATCTGAACTAATAAGTCGAGCGCCGTCTTGGATGCTTCAGCATTTACAATGGAACCGCGGAGGAGGCTAAAGACTAATGCCCATTCGGTTTGAGAGCTGGAAGAAATGTAAGTGTCCGACGCCGTGTGTTAGATGTCGCTTACGATATGATGGTTGGATGTTCTTGAACTAGCAGTGCCAGGCCAGCAACAATCTGTTCTGTGACCGCGTTGAAGACTGGTGGGGAGTCCCCCAAGGGTATCGAGCGAATGTAAATCTGGTCCCTCAGGCTCGGCTACGTTGTGATTGAATACTTGGATAAATGCGGCTGCTGAATATGTTTACCTGGTTGGCCGCAATGCGGCACAGTCGGAGAAGTCCGACAACGGCTCGCTCCACTAACAACACACTGTAGTTTATCGAAGATGATAGAATCATTGACAAATGCTCAAACACGATAGGCCTGTGAAAGTTAGTGTTAACGTATAGTACTGAATGACGACTTACCAGGTCTCTTCAATATGACTGGAGGTCTGCACAGCTATGCTGACCATTGTCTCCAACAGGAACACTGAAGTGGGATCGTAGGGAAGTTGATTCTCTGACGGCGAGGGGTCAACTGGAGTTGTCGGACCAGTTGGCGCCTCATCTGCAGGAGGCACCTTTAACGAAGCACGCCTATCCGCCAAGGCTTGTAAAGCCTTCATCGCAGCAACTAATGCCGGGAGTTCAAGCGACCTATCAATACCAAGCACTGTCAGCTCTATGAATTTGGTGACCAGATATCACCCACATGATCTGTCCGTATAGTTCGTCTAACTGGCAGGAAGTCACACAGTCAATAGCACTCATCGTATTTTCAATATCTTCGTCATTCGGTTGAGACATGACATTCTCGGAGCCGGACCCATAAGGCGTGAGCAAATATGAAGATAGTGCTGACAGGAGTCCAGTGTCGGAGCGATTCTGAGCCGGGGTGAGAGCAGGGCCGCCTTGTAATGGTATCATTGAGACACCTCCGAGGAAATCTTCCATTTGGAGCATGCGCATTGGGAGAAGTGAGTGGAAGAATAGTGTTTCAAACATTTCAAACACCTGGGTATACAGTCAGTTAACTCTGGATGAATGCGCGCCATGATCATTACCTGTCCCCATCCCTCTCGAATTGCGTTTCCGTTGCCATTCGCAATGTTGAATAGCACTACCGCAGCAAGTTGACCCTTTAAGTTCGTCCCGAACTTGACAGACAAGGGAGAGACGGTTACGTTCTGCCCTTCCACTTGCACGATTGGATAGACAGTTGAACGGCTTAGCATTGGACTACCCAAGAGTCCAGTTGCTTGTGATAACTGCCCAACAACAAAATCGAACACCTCGGGAAGTTTAAAGTAACCAGCCAGTGTCGCACATTGACGGAATCCGGCAATCGCTCGTTCAATTACATAGTCGTCGTCTATATTGGTGAAAGCAAAAGCGATAGCTTGGATGACAGGTTGCCATGTGAGCTCGAACATGTCCTTGTCGAAGGCCGAGGTGTTGCAGACTATGTATTCTCCTGCGTAACACGTGTTTTACCAGTCATGGTAGCCTGGTCGGTATTCGACCACTTACCTGCATATTTCGATCGTAACAAGAGTTCTTTCCATGCATAATCAAACCCAAGCTGGCCAGTATGTTCCTCCGGCATCACGATCTCTCGTTTTCGTAGACTGTCATAAATAGCTTGCTTTGTTCTATTTTTAATTGTACATTCCAGCGCGACTAGCTCAGTACTCAccaaatattcagggtcgaAATCAGTGTTATCATTGACACCCTTGAGGTTCTTCTGGTAGTCGGTTATAGTCATCCGTTTCTATCGGGGCTTCAGTTCATAAAGTACTAGTATCAAACCAAATAACATACCCGGTTTTGAGGATTGTGTAGGTCAGTATTCAACATAATAACTGAATAAGACAACACAAAGACCGCATCCTCCGACTTGATACCCGCTATTTCCACATACTTGATCAGCACCGAGGTCAAAATATGCAGTATAGGATACCTACGTGGCTCACATGCGAAAAACCGCTTCGCAAATGTTTCAGTTATGCGTGCAATGGGCTGAGCCTCTCCTGGTAGTCTGAAAGACTCCAATAGTTCCCGCATGGCGTCAGCAATCGGTTTCTACTCTGTGTCAACTATTTTGGCATAGATATTCCAGCGACTGTGATACTCACTCCTCGAAAATCGAAGAGTCCAATAAACTCCTTCAATAGTTCTGGGTTATCAAGATGGGATATATACTCCCCTAAGACCTTTTTATCCAATCTGGGGCAATTCTTCAGGAAGCGTGCCAGGCTCTTTGGGTCGGCTGGCTTGGGTTTCTCCTTTTCAGTTTGGATGGCTTCCTCTGACTTTTCCGCAAGTACATCTGACTCCTCCGTCCGGAAGTCCACTAGCCCATTCTCGAGCATGAATGCGACGCCTTTCTTAGGCTTTTCGTTGAACTTTTGTGCAGCTGTAAGCACAAGTAGCTTCTGCGATTTTGTATGAAGCAAAGAATCGGGCGTCATATTATTCTATAATATACGGCCATCAGAAACGGTGTATAATTAGACCACAGAAGACGCACATTGGTCCAGTTGCTAGCGGCCTTTAGTAATTAAGGATCTATGTCAAAACCAGCTTTCATAGTTGACCTATGCTGGTGCTCACATCCGGTGCTTCGGCTCGTGCATGCATTCGATCTACATACGCCAAGAGCATATCTAATGCCAATAGTCTTGAGGCATATTGTTGCTGTCCCCCGATTCCCATCAGTGGGTATGTAGACTAGTGATGGTGGAGGAATGCCTCAGTAAACGTCCACTTCCTAAAACATCCAGAGAGGCGTACCTTAGCTAGAAACCCAATAAGCCTTTCAAATATATCCTCACAATTGACATCGCAATCGTAATTAGCCCATAGATCTACCATGAAACTTGGCTCCCTCGACAAGAGAATCAAAACTTCGAGCATTAATTCTCGCAGCTCAGGCTCGACGTTCCCCGACACGGCCCCGGCTTTGGGAGTGCCTAGGCTGGGCGTTTTTGGTGTGCCTAGGGCCGGGGTGCTTGGTCGTGGTCCTCCAGTTGGCGTCTCCGTGCCAAGTCTCCCAGGTGACCTACCGTCAAAAATAGGACCTACCGGCTCTAGTCTAGCCACCAGAAAAGATAAGAATAGTTCTCTCTGTAGCTTTAGGCTCGGTCGTGCGACTTCGAACAAAGTTGCAATGGCTTTGAAGGCGGCGAGTCGTAATGCAGGTGCCTCTGCTCGGGCGAGTAAGAATAGATGGCGACACCCACGATCGGCAAGCAACGTAACAAGCGAGGGGAACTGCATCAGAATATAAGGGGATAATTGTTTTTCTGAAGTTTCTGGGTTGGGGTTCGGTAGACATGTGCAtagggcagcagtgatgaTGCCCAAAGCCGTAAGACGAATAGTGTCCGTATGTTGCTGGTCATTGGGGTCGAGTAGGTTGATCAGCACTCGAAGGACTTCAGCAACGGTCGGTAATCCATAAGGATGGGCTATGAAAGTATGTTTATCAACCGCCTATCATTTCAGCGACGACCGCTTACGTTCAGCTTCAGCTTCATGTGGAGCTGGTGTATGAGCTTGATCTAATACACCACCATCAGCTCCCGGAAGCGAATTCGTTACTATGGTCGGTGAGAGTGTTAGCCTCATGTCTGCGCTggcctcttcttcttcctgtcGCATACGCTGTTCTTCCGTAACTGGATCTAATTTACGAAGCCGACCAAATATCTCCCGAATTATTGTTTGCATATTTGCTTCCGCTGTTCTACGCAAGACCTCTACAAAGAATCAAGGGGTAAATCTATCAGATTTCAAGCCAGCAACTAGTCGCCTACCACTCGACCGCATTTGGCAGCATATAGTCAATACCTTTTCCAACATTTCACAGGCCTCAACATCACTGATACGAGTGCCACATGGGCTACATATAAAATCTTGAATAACAGCGATTATCTTGAGGAGTACTGCTTCATCTCGCCCTGAATCACTTGGTTCAAAAACGCAGCGCGACAGGGCACCGCTGAGCTCGGAAAGACACGGTATAATGGATTGGTCTGGTACCATCACTCCGTTGACAAAGAAGTTGTTGATCGCATTGAGTGCTGCGGTCGTGATCGGTCCTGTGGAGGTAGGAGTACTTATTACCGCAACAAATGGTTCGAGAATCTCAATGATCGGTATCTCGTGTACATCTGTATTTCTCAGCGTGATATCCATGGGTAA
The nucleotide sequence above comes from Rhizoctonia solani chromosome 3, complete sequence. Encoded proteins:
- a CDS encoding Sec7 guanine nucleotide exchange factor, with the protein product MRKNSRWAVNAGIQRRRDAQLATNMGLRRGALDNQPRSPGPRREVDLMGGFEYLKRKIRDVQDVHEIPIIEILEPFVAVISTPTSTGPITTAALNAINNFFVNGVMVPDQSIIPCLSELSGALSRCVFEPSDSGRDEAVLLKIIAVIQDFICSPCGTRISDVEACEMLEKVLTICCQMRSSEVLRRTAEANMQTIIREIFGRLRKLDPVTEEQRMRQEEEEASADMRLTLSPTIVTNSLPGADGGVLDQAHTPAPHEAEAEPHPYGLPTVAEVLRVLINLLDPNDQQHTDTIRLTALGIITAALCTCLPNPNPETSEKQLSPYILMQFPSLVTLLADRGCRHLFLLARAEAPALRLAAFKAIATLFEVARPSLKLQRELFLSFLVARLEPVGPIFDGRSPGRLGTETPTGGPRPSTPALGTPKTPSLGTPKAGAVSGNVEPELRELMLEVLILLSREPSFMVDLWANYDCDVNCEDIFERLIGFLAKSTYPLMGIGGQQQYASRLLALDMLLAYVDRMHARAEAPDAASNWTNNNMTPDSLLHTKSQKLLVLTAAQKFNEKPKKGVAFMLENGLVDFRTEESDVLAEKSEEAIQTEKEKPKPADPKSLARFLKNCPRLDKKVLGEYISHLDNPELLKEFIGLFDFRGKPIADAMRELLESFRLPGEAQPIARITETFAKRFFACEPPGIKSEDAVFVLSYSVIMLNTDLHNPQNRKRMTITDYQKNLKGVNDNTDFDPEYLQAIYDSLRKREIVMPEEHTGQLGFDYAWKELLLRSKYAGEYIVCNTSAFDKDMFELTWQPVIQAIAFAFTNIDDDYVIERAIAGFRQCATLAGYFKLPEVFDFVVGQLSQATGLLGSPMLSRSTVYPIVQVEGQNVTVSPLSVKFGTNLKGQLAAVVLFNIANGNGNAIREGWGQVFEMFETLFFHSLLPMRMLQMEDFLGGVSMIPLQGGPALTPAQNRSDTGLLSALSSYLLTPYGSGSENVMSQPNDEDIENTMSAIDCVTSCQLDELYGQIMSLELPALVAAMKALQALADRRASLKVPPADEAPTGPTTPVDPSPSENQLPYDPTSVFLLETMVSIAVQTSSHIEETWPIVFEHLSMILSSSINYSVLLVERAVVGLLRLCRIAANQPSLRDQIYIRSIPLGDSPPVFNAVTEQIVAGLALLVQEHPTIISSQTEWALVFSLLRGSIVNAEASKTALDLLVQIASTPERVSSDNVNGLITSLEEFAIAAGAGVAGSDRGRHAHHHHLSNRKNPTVERGVKAIATLAELKKAITDLGLSQDAYWSIWINLLSVLGRQSVNPCQDVRHASLGHLQRILLGTQEPDERSAEIFDRVVLPMVEELLNPPVVARDPEGFTETKLRASALLCRSFLHLQAHPESLNLQTKVLWLKIIDVMRGFLKTGRRDQLASTRLIAKTHKLKLLFQAEAIPESLKNVLLVLNASGILLSPTSPDTRTELQQELWHDTVLRIDEFLPGLMEDLFPPPTPTSTV
- a CDS encoding OPT oligopeptide transporter protein, translated to MSRPYSSAGSNSHPPYMDPRYQYPETPTTASTWTSDAQWAYGPGSRPYTGAGEDLYEEDESEDEDVFAYLPPTTAEQQAAQQQQQQQQQQMHIQPATAPLASVQPVTYPNSRPALSSPTPVLPPTTPVHPSAARHIDTPDSLVPPESFRMRTLKERVPRQNKTPEVHVSLEDPDPELGRLRPKRSISSDHVMEELLAPANSTITSSPRQVTEQHSLEEEDDSPYPEVRASVSNIDDPEMPALTFRVWAMGLFLCMLAASANTFFNFRYPALRWLPCHAVPRWLGGGTFSFNPGPFNIKEHVLLYIMSNVATAPGYAMNVIIAAEEFYNIRLGVGWSICLMIATQLTGFGLAGMCRRYLVQPASMIWPQNLVVCTLLNTLHAEDDEPARAESPIQVLPLCVRRRVFGSFCRVFVHGLVGVFVDMLVPSDIHRFAVDGSWWAEVHVMLGFIIFYWILAPIMYYKNVWNFAYLPMSTGGPYDRFGKSYDILRVIDIEHHSLNVTAYEEYSRLYLPATYAITYLLAFSISTAVLVHTILYHGPTLLAGIKNLRIEEDDVHARLMRHYPEVPDWWYLLSLAIFFALAMISALVWPTGMPWWGMPFSLLLPTVYIVPIAYVYAMTGQPLNINLLAEVIPGSLIPGKPLPNMIFKSYAVQSLAEALTFVQDLKLGHYIKVSPRATFMVQMVSTLMSAFVQVGVKEWMFRNVKDICKDTQPQKLTCPHNRVYFTASAVWGLIGPTRTFGQGATYHPQLSPVSTSIRNMPVLLNGPMWIPPATGINYSSWFVIGFLFQYVVRRRNFRWWSKFNYALSAALDSAPSFRFFLFSFVYNSRWDKGSIDWWGNTVHMNTADYMKLPYLKAPPKDSHSTSPQNSPHP